The following proteins come from a genomic window of Montipora foliosa isolate CH-2021 chromosome 2, ASM3666993v2, whole genome shotgun sequence:
- the LOC137991703 gene encoding uncharacterized protein, which yields MAEFAELKVLSAVIIAMTSSDKFKKHQNMLRKRTRMILRYIRRRQRKISLFVFLMCEYLRNQARERRFWIEPSRAKTQFWEETVSQWKDDTLWLENFRLSKESFLFICRKLNDTLKRKDTRFRKSITVKKRLAICFWHLATGEDLRSLGWRFGIGKSTACQIVNEVCQAIVDVLLPNVIKWPSGDDLKKVVESFKTKWCFPQCAGAIDGTHIPIVAPKECPADYYNRKGFYSLVMQVVVDHRYRFTDVYIKWPGRVHDARVFSNSGLYLKGQQGELLPDWTEDIHGREVPLVIIGDAAYPLLPWLMKGFQDSGELTMEQQHFNSILSSARMVVEGALGRLKNRFRCLLKRNDTTLKYLPVKIAACCVLHNICETRGDDLGEDCASGILADDDPDNESITSNVTQANSTAQEIRHALSVLISEQL from the exons ATGGCGGAGTTCGCGGAGTTGAAAGTGCTTTCGGCGGTTATTATCGCAATGACCTCAAGTGACAAGTTtaagaaacatcaaaacatgttAAGAAAACGAACCAGAATGATCCTTCGCTACATTCGGCGACGACAGAGAAAAATTTCCCTGTTTGTGTTTTTGATGTGTGAATACCTGCGCAATCAAGCGCGAGAGAGGCGCTTCTGGATTGAGCCAAGTAGAGCGAAAACCCAGTTTTGGGAAGAAACGGTAAGCCAGTGGAAAGACGATACACTTTGGCTTGAGAACTTTCGACTCTCTAAAGAGTCTTTTCTCTTTATTTGCCGTAAATTGAACGATACACTAAAGAGGAAGGATACAAGATTCAGGAAATCCATAACTGTCAAAAAGCGTTTAGCCATCTGTTTTTGGCATCTTGCTACTGGGGAAGATCTGCGTTCCCTTGGTTGGAGATTTGGTATCGGAAAAAGCACTGCCTGCCAGATAGTAAACGAAGTCTGCCAGGCTATTGTAGATGTGCTTTTACCAAATGTAATCAAATGGCCCAGTGGCGATGACTTAAAGAAAGTTGTAGAGAGCTTCAAGACAAAGTGGTGTTTCCCTCAGTGCGCGGGCGCGATAGATGGGACACACATACCCATTGTTGCTCCAAAGGAATGCCCTGCTGATTACTACAATCGCAAAGGATTTTATTCTCTCGTTATGCAAGTCGTTGTTGACCACAGATACAG GTTCACTGATGTGTACATCAAATGGCCAGGAAGGGTACATGATGCACGTGTCTTCAGCAATTCAGGCCTTTATTTAAAGGGCCAACAGGGAGAACTCCTTCCAGAT TGGACAGAGGACATCCATGGACGTGAGGTTCCCTTGGTAATCATTGGGGATGCTGCTTATCCTTTGTTACCATGGCTAATGAAGGGTTTCCAAGACAGTGGAGAGTTGACCATGGAACAACAACACTTCAATTCAATTTTAAGCAGTGCCAGAATGGTGGTAGAGGGAGCTTTAGGGCGTTTAAAAAATCGTTTTCGATGTCTTCTCAAAAGAAATGATACCACATTGAAATACTTGCCTGTGAAAATTGCTGCATGTTGTGTTCTTCATAACATTTGTGAGACAAGAGGGGATGATCTTGGGGAGGACTGTGCGAGTGGAATACTTGCAGATGATGACCCTGATAATGAGAGCATTACAAGTAATGTAACCCAAGCAAACTCAACAGCCCAAGAAATTAGACATGCATTAAGTGTTTTAATAAGTGAACAACTGTAA
- the LOC137990808 gene encoding myb/SANT-like DNA-binding domain-containing protein 7 isoform X1 encodes MAKRGETWSENETKALLSVWGREEIMEMLNNTHKNAEIYEKISKEMSVLGYQRDLIQCRTKVKHLKTEYKKYKDALGRSGAERGKSPKYFNEMDVFLGDQPEATGLSIAIDTSSSNEENKSTKAREKEDLDMIAKYGKGKLQERVCPKCEYKSEIQTAGVHVLGSGCIKVYSEDDEFQCPRCGFTEDVDDPKEGQSEQDLPLEQSKEKKEADTGEEKKANKKRKLPKQAVHANIFADLKTYQNEADEKFLKLMEEQGKEEFNLRKQELQAYTDSMALLARAISGQNTIHTQQYVYDEGTSQTLFRL; translated from the exons ATGGCAAAAAGAGGCGAAACTTGGAgcgaaaatgaaacaaaagcacTGCTATCAGTGTGGGGGAGAGAGGAAATAATGGAAATGCTGAACAACACCCATAAAAATGCCGAGATCTACGAAAAGATCAGCAAGGAAATGTCAGTTCTTGGTTACCAGCGAGACTTAATCCAGTGCCGAACAAAGGTGAAACATTTAAAAACTGAGTACAAGAAATATAAAGATGCTCTTGGCCGCTCTGGAGCTGAGAGGGGAAAGAGTCCTAAGTATTTTAATGAAATGGATGTTTTTCTTGGTGATCAACCTGAGGCTACAGGACTTTCTATCGCTATCGACACGTCGTCATCAAACGAAGAAAATAAATCTACGAAAGCACGTGAAAAAGAAG ATTTAGACATGATTGCAAAATACGGCAAAGGTAAACTTCAAGAGAGGGTGTGCCCAAAGTGTGAGTACAAAAGTGAAATCCAGACAGCAGGGGTGCACGTTTTGGGCAGTGGTTGCATCAAAGTGTACAGCGAAGATGATGAATTTCAGTGTCCTCGGTGTGGCTTTACTGAAGATG TAGATGATCCAAAGGAGGGGCAGTCAGAGCAAGATCTGCCACTTGAACAaagcaaagagaaaaaagaagctGACACAGGAgaggagaaaaaggctaataagAAACGGAAATTGCCCAAGCAGGCTGTGCATGCAAACATTTTTGCTGATTTAAAAACCTATCAAAACGAGgctgatgaaaaatttttaaaactgatGGAAGAACAAGGCAAAGAAGAATTTAATCTGAGAAAGCAGGAACTACAAGCTTACACAGATTCAATGGCTCTATTGGCTAGGGCTATTTCTGGTCAGAATACTATCCACACTCAACAGTATGTTTATGATGAAGGAACCAGCCAAACACTTTTCAGGCTGTAA
- the LOC137990808 gene encoding myb/SANT-like DNA-binding domain-containing protein 7 isoform X2 gives MAKRGETWSENETKALLSVWGREEIMEMLNNTHKNAEIYEKISKEMSVLGYQRDLIQCRTKVKHLKTEYKKYKDALGRSGAERGKSPKYFNEMDVFLGDQPEATGLSIAIDTSSSNEENKSTKAREKEDLDMIAKYGKGKLQERVCPKCEYKSEIQTAGVHVLGSGCIKVYSEDDEFQCPRCGFTEDDDPKEGQSEQDLPLEQSKEKKEADTGEEKKANKKRKLPKQAVHANIFADLKTYQNEADEKFLKLMEEQGKEEFNLRKQELQAYTDSMALLARAISGQNTIHTQQYVYDEGTSQTLFRL, from the exons ATGGCAAAAAGAGGCGAAACTTGGAgcgaaaatgaaacaaaagcacTGCTATCAGTGTGGGGGAGAGAGGAAATAATGGAAATGCTGAACAACACCCATAAAAATGCCGAGATCTACGAAAAGATCAGCAAGGAAATGTCAGTTCTTGGTTACCAGCGAGACTTAATCCAGTGCCGAACAAAGGTGAAACATTTAAAAACTGAGTACAAGAAATATAAAGATGCTCTTGGCCGCTCTGGAGCTGAGAGGGGAAAGAGTCCTAAGTATTTTAATGAAATGGATGTTTTTCTTGGTGATCAACCTGAGGCTACAGGACTTTCTATCGCTATCGACACGTCGTCATCAAACGAAGAAAATAAATCTACGAAAGCACGTGAAAAAGAAG ATTTAGACATGATTGCAAAATACGGCAAAGGTAAACTTCAAGAGAGGGTGTGCCCAAAGTGTGAGTACAAAAGTGAAATCCAGACAGCAGGGGTGCACGTTTTGGGCAGTGGTTGCATCAAAGTGTACAGCGAAGATGATGAATTTCAGTGTCCTCGGTGTGGCTTTACTGAAGATG ATGATCCAAAGGAGGGGCAGTCAGAGCAAGATCTGCCACTTGAACAaagcaaagagaaaaaagaagctGACACAGGAgaggagaaaaaggctaataagAAACGGAAATTGCCCAAGCAGGCTGTGCATGCAAACATTTTTGCTGATTTAAAAACCTATCAAAACGAGgctgatgaaaaatttttaaaactgatGGAAGAACAAGGCAAAGAAGAATTTAATCTGAGAAAGCAGGAACTACAAGCTTACACAGATTCAATGGCTCTATTGGCTAGGGCTATTTCTGGTCAGAATACTATCCACACTCAACAGTATGTTTATGATGAAGGAACCAGCCAAACACTTTTCAGGCTGTAA